The DNA window GATCAAGATCTACTGTTTTTACCTAGATTTTTCAAGTTGGCTTAATGGCTGTTATAATTTCCAAGATAGAGATGAGATGATAATGTACTCTATTAATTTTGTTCTATGGCAGCTACAACTTTGACGAGCTGGCATCTACTGGTCACTTTTTGCTCCCTCCATGTGGCGCTATGGATGAAGCTATTTGAACACAAACCTTTTGATCCAAGAACTGTAGTTGGATTTGGTATTCTGAATGGAATTTCAATTGGGTTGCTAAACCTTAGCCTTGGTTTCAATTCTGTTGGTTTTTATCAGGTACGTTCTTTCCCTTCATCTCTATTTCAGATAACATGGCTGCATAATGAATTTCCTAAATTCCAAGCTTTCTCACTAATGTGTTAGATGACGAAGCTTGCAATCATACCATGCACTGTATTTTTAGAGACAATTTTCCTCAGCAAGAAATTCAGGTTAGTTTATCATTTGTATTGGGTTAATCAGTGTTTTGATTGATGCCATTTTCCTCTTTGAGTTGCTAATTTTCCTTTGCACTGCAACTTTGACTAAAAGATGAACTGGATAACTCCTAAAGTTACATTAGCTGCCAAGATAAGTGATTCACTGACCAATCCATTCATAGTGATCCAGTACTGTTAAATCAGACCATGGCAACCAAACTGATTCATAGCGAAACCTGTAAAGACTGAATCATGTTTCCCTAAGCAATCAACTGGTTATTTTAAGATGATCTGAGGGCAAGTACTTCATCTActgatgatttttttatattggcAATAATGGATTTTGCTTTGCTATGTAACTTTTTGCTAGACTTGGTTCTCATAAGATTCTTCTTCTCTATTTGAgctttaacttgaaatttcctttttttattacAGTCGGAGCATTCAACTCTCTCTTTGCGTCCTTCTTTTGGGTGTTGGAATTGCAACTGTAACTGATTTACAGCTGAACTTCCTGGGCTCTATCTTGTCACTCCTTGCAGTTCTTACCACTTGTGTTGCTCAAATTGTATCCTTCTAAAGTAGCTGGCTCCTTATTTCCATTGTTTGCACTGTTTTTGCATATTTCAAGCTGCATACGGATCAGATATGGCAAGTTttgtgggtcataagaggtctTTAGCTTAACTGCTAACTAGTGATGGATGCATCTTCATGCTatcacttttcatatttagcttCTAAGTATATGGAGATGCAAAATCTTTATGTTATCTATGTAACCTACCTTGAACACATAACTTGCTTTGTTATATCTTTTTTGATGACCTTAAACTTCATATCCTATactattttagctttatttgATCTCGATTCAATGTCATAAAGCCAAGCAACTCCTTGGCATGAGAACTTTTTATACCTGCTGCTTTTGGAGTTGCATTTCcttcttttacatatttttttaaatggtaagCAAGGATGTAACTAATATAAACAACAAGGATGATGCTTTGTGGATATAAAGTCAGGGGAATCCCTCtgcaaaaacaaaaagtagGATTCCAATCTATGCCTAGATCTTTTCCTGTAGTGAGTTGATTATTGTCTGAACAATTTATGGATTTTgacctatgtatatatattatacacacacacacacacacatccATATATCGTCATGGTCCATACATCTTTTCTTCAAGTTAGTTCTTAATTCGCTTCTTTCAGATGACCAATACCATCCAAAAGAAGTTCAAGGTTTCTTCAACACAACTGTTGTATCAATCTTGTCCTTATCAAGCCATGACTTTGTTCGTCTCCGGTCCGTTTCTGGATAAGTTTTTGACTCAGCAAAATGTATTTGCCTTCAGATATACGCCACAAGTGCTGGTAAGCATTATAAACCCATCTTGGACAATGTCCTTACTGCTCCTATAGTAATGGATGGGGTATGGTTCCAGATCTAATTCATTTTTGTAAGTGCAGACTTTCATTGCTATGTCCTGCTTGATCTCAGTCTCTGTTAACTTTAGCACATTCCTTGTGATTGGAAAGACATCCCCTGTCACCTACCAAGTCCTTGGCCATCTTAAAACCTGTCTAGTATTAGCTTTTGGATATATCTTACTTCATGACCCATTCAACTGGAGGAACATTCTTGGGATCTTTGTTGCTATGATGGGAATGGTTCTTTATTCATATTATTGCACTCGTGAAGGTCAGAAAAAAGCTTCAGAAGCATCAGTACAACTTCAGGTATAACATGATACTTTTGTTTCATCAgattcattttatttcattgtCGGACGTATAAAACAGTACTTGACTAGTCATACAGCTAATGCCATCACTTCTACTTCCATATTACTGATTACAGACCAAAGAAGATGAATCTGATCCTCTAATAGGCATGGAGACTGGAGCTGGTGCAACAAATGATGTAGCTCTCCCAATATCCCCAATTGGGAAAGCTGATAATGATTTGCGTGCTCGAGATTACAACCGTTGAGAATGGTATATTTAGCATTCCAAGATGCATCAAttgaattatgatgaaattGACAGTTCACCATGGGAATAGTGCAATTGCAACAATACTTCCCCTGCTTCAAAATCATATGAGTAACAAAGAACGCCTTCATTTCCACTTTGATTGCTGTTTGATGTCTAGATTTGAAATGTTACCGCTGCTCCGTAGTAAGCAATGCATGTACTTCCCTGATTTATTGTATAATTAGAATATTTGAGGCATAGTGAAAATGATTCGATCAGAAATTATTTGAGTTCTAGCTGAATAATGTTATCTCTgaacagtatatatatattattctaaGCAGCTTTTCTGCAATCTGCATACATTAATGTTATCTCTGAACAGTATTTATCTTTTATCTTTATTCTAAGCAGCTTTTCCCCAATCAGCAATACTTTCCATTGTTTCACATTTGATGTTTCTTATTAAAAATCCAGCTATATCATTACTGTGTGCAAATTGCCTTTTTAGTTTGTGGATAACTTTTTTGCATAATAGGTGATCCATTAGTACCCTCTAGGGCCAATAGGACTTTAGTTCAGTGGTAATGATGCAACAAATGTACTGCACGTTAGGTATAGGTCACAAATTTGAACGGTGATTGACTGAAGCATGGTATTTAAGTGGGAGCAGAATAAAAAGGTGAACCTTAAGTTCTGAATTTGTGAGCATAATTAGGGTTGGGCGAACTAATCCACGAGGAATTTCTTTGTTATCAAAAAAATTCCCAGTACCCTTTAATTCCCAacctaaaattattattcttatcaCACAAATCCAACAACTCCAAAGAATTCAGAGGAAGTAGAAAGCAGAAACAACAAATCAAATACTAAATGAATAAACCAAGTTAGGAAATGAGAAAAGGAGAAACAATTAGGACCTATAGAAAAGTAGAAGTTAATGATTGCTAATGATTGGCAAAGTTTTCTGGCGTAATATGCTACAGCCTACTGGGGATGATGTATCACTTTATATGCATAGTGACGATCTATACTAGAAGAAAAGTATTTTGGTCCCCTTTGCCACTTGTATATCATCTTCCATGCACTAAAGCCATTTGGTTAGTGTCCTTTGCCACTTAGATTATCTCCTAACCATTTGTCCCATGTCCCTTCATGCATGATATCATTTGAGTAGGTCTTTTGAAATGTTATTAGGGAAATAGTCGAGGGCAAATctgttgttggtgggaggtgacaTATAttccgtggaattagtcgaggtgcacaaAAACTAGTCCGAACACCACGGTGATAAAAAAAAGATAGTTGAGGGGGAATGTGcttacttatatttttattcctGAAGAGTCCTAGTAGATGGAACTATACTTCCATGCTTGATCATATTTGCAGAGACAActgataaatgtatattttgcACTATCTCCAAGACGTCCCGAGAATACCACAAACATTAAGGTCTTGGACTAAAAATGATCAGATTTTTCTAATTATGCCTATACATATTAACCACCTAGGAATGTGATGAGATTCTTCTACCGTTAATCAGAGATTTCGATTCAAATTAATCCATAAATTTTGGATACCAAATGGTTTATATAAAGAATAAAAACTTAAGTAGCACATACATTTCTATAGAAAAGTAGGATTTTGTCATTGACttcatcataattttttatttcaaaatcgaTGTGGAGATGTGCTCTTAAGATCATTTAAAAGGTTAGCATGTGCAGTCTGTCCTCTGATAGCTTCTTTAGTATTTGTGATCAAGTTGCCAAGTTGTGCAATTTTTTGTAAGTAGAAAAAATCTGGTGTTCAACTTTACTCTAAATCTTTGTTTTTCCAAAGCTATTTGGAGTATTATTACAAGCTAATTTGTTATTCGTTGCATGGAAAAACACTGTTGGGCTAAGAAATTCAAACAACTGCTTTTACGCTTGCTATTTGAGAATTAGGTAAAGTTTTGAAATTAATCGAAATTTCTTTTATGTGACGGAACAAAAGCACTCCTAAAAACCGATTCATCACTTCACTGGTGGTTGTCCGGCTGAAGGTCTAGGTATACTTGACGAtccctgttttttttttaatgttatttccCATGCTAGGCAAGGTTGCTCGCCATTGCTAATGAGTAGATGTCTTTTGATCATCATAGAGTTTGTAATATACTCTATAATGTAATGTCATTGCTAATGAATAGATATCTCTTGATCATCATAGAGTTTGTAATATACTCTATAATGATATTACAAAGggaaaattttatatatggCAAACAGATTTACTAAAATAACGCTCCATAGGTATAGTTTACATAATTACATTTCATGGCTATGGTttagtttgctatggagctttaattttgtataaaacattttttttgttttaaatttatacaatattttattttttaaatgaatggAAACATGAGCGCTAAATATGATTCAGTAAATTTACATAATCCCATGATTCAAGCTAAACGtccaaaatcaaatatttttccaaaaaagagTTCTATAGCGATAGAAAGACCATACCAACCTCAAACGACTAAACCATCGGATTAAtcactatttttgtatattcaaTGCCATGTAAGGTTTCTTTGAAGGAAACTTCGTGTTTTGAATTGTAAGAAAGTATACAACTGATTTGTATATCatataattgaaattttgaaacgtttttttttttgttttgttgattCTAATGATTCATAAAAATTTCTATTTGCTTATACAAGATTAGATAAATCGTATATTAACAattctattctaattttttgttcaaaaaattgaatgacACGATTTGTATATATGAAGTGTATATGATTCGACAAAAAATGTgtgctttaatttgataaaaatatccCTTTGtaaattttactatatatatgtaagtaATCGTGTAAAATTCTTATACaatgcatatgtataattaattatataaaattagtaTGTCAATAATCGTGTATGATTCGACAAAAAGGGTGTGCtgtaatttgttaatttttggtgtaatctatttgtatatataattgtgTAAGGTTTGTGTATTGTTTAATGTATATAGGAATTTTGTGAAATGAATTGTATATAAATGCAttgtatttaattatatatatcaatttgCAAATTAGTAACTTTGTATATGTGTTATAGTTGTATATGAGCATATGCAAATGCGTGtaaaatgagtttattttttttattaataattatatacataaactTCAAGCAATTTGTATATAACTAATAGTATATACAAATATCGATATATAATTGTGATTTAGGCAGAAATTGTATATAGACTTCAAGTAATCTTGTatataactaaacaaaatatacaaaaaaactaatacaaaatgtgatttgaatttgatatatacaatatacagatatttatatacaaatatgatttaaGCAGAAAATATACATCTACTTTATGTAAATTTGTAAATAACTAACGAAATANaaacaaaatatacaaaaaactaatacaaaatgtgatttgaatttgaaatatacaatatacagatatttatatacaaatatgatttaagcagaaaatatacatatactttaTGTAAATTTGTAAATAACtaacgaaatatacaaatattcaGATACAATTGTGTTTTAAGCAAATACTTGATGCTCTTCAGATTTGTCCAGATCTGATGAAGCAGACACAATCTCCTTTGAATCACTGTCTTTGGCTTTTCTCTTGCTTCCtccttcaacaattttaatgtCGCTTGCCTTGGCATTGTTGATGACTTTCTGAAGTGCAATTGggtcctttttttttcttcttggatCTCAATTCTTCAATAGATTTTTCATCTAGAACTTGTATAGATTTTGTCATAGACCCAACATTGACTCCAAAATCTTGAGTTAAACCGATTGA is part of the Solanum stenotomum isolate F172 chromosome 8, ASM1918654v1, whole genome shotgun sequence genome and encodes:
- the LOC125872787 gene encoding UDP-xylose transporter 3-like — encoded protein: MSENKRFQLGTIGALSLSVVSSVSIVICNKALMSSLGFRFATTLTSWHLLVTFCSLHVALWMKLFEHKPFDPRTVVGFGILNGISIGLLNLSLGFNSVGFYQMTKLAIIPCTVFLETIFLSKKFSRSIQLSLCVLLLGVGIATVTDLQLNFLGSILSLLAVLTTCVAQIMTNTIQKKFKVSSTQLLYQSCPYQAMTLFVSGPFLDKFLTQQNVFAFRYTPQVLTFIAMSCLISVSVNFSTFLVIGKTSPVTYQVLGHLKTCLVLAFGYILLHDPFNWRNILGIFVAMMGMVLYSYYCTREGQKKASEASVQLQTKEDESDPLIGMETGAGATNDVALPISPIGKADNDLRARDYNR